The Nicotiana tabacum cultivar K326 chromosome 1, ASM71507v2, whole genome shotgun sequence genome segment ATTTACATAGTATTATaccaaataaattaataaataagtTAATTTTTAATTGTTCCTATTTTAAAAGTTTACATAGCATTACGTCACAcacttaaataaataaattaatttctttGAAAGGTTTCTATTTTGAAATATATAAAGCATTATGCCACACACTTTCATAATATATCAtgttctttcaaaataaaatcatCTGACTCTCAAAGTTCCATATTTATCCTAAAATATATGTATCTAATTATACTAGTTAAATCTAATTATGCTTGTATGTGCATAAAGTCCAAATATGGCTAATGACCGATCTAATTCACATAATTCATTTTAATCTAGCAAACTAAATGGGCAAAGCTCTGGCTAAGGGAAGAGAGGCAGAGCTACGGAGGGTTGGCTTCTCATTGTATATCAAGCCTTTCAAAAATACACTACCTAAGATGCTTCCGAGAGCGACACTAACCATTAAACTAGATTAGGtactaaaaacaaataaagagaaaaaaattagatgttctttaaatctaaatagaaaatagaaattttagcaAGAAAGTCGAATTAGGtactaaaacaaataaaaagaaaaaaaaagtgcttaCCTCATTGTCGTTGTTGCTGGCGGAGTCCGCTGAAAATCTGCCAAGTTCCTCTTGAGTGTCATCGCCGCCTGTAACTAAAAAAGACACAAAAAACTAAAGGTAAGGTAAAAAAACAAAGCTATTGGTCGcttgaaagagagagagagagagaagggaaAGAGAGGAaagcgagagagagagaggggaaaGAGGGAGAATGAAATAGATCAGAATtggagttcacaaaataaaataaaatttgtattttaaaattgACCAACCGAATCGGTCGGTCAAGTAGCGcagttaattttttaaaatttttggtcAAAGAAAAAAGTTGACTTTCCTAACCGATCATCTCGGTCGGAAGCTAATTTACAGGTTTTCACGCGGACATTTCTGACTACTTTTGTCGAGAAGGTGATCgcatatttctaaaaaaaaaatggCAAATTAAATGTGAACAAATTTCCAACCATGGTGGTCGAAAATGGCGTCCAAACTCGGACAATATTTTCTCGACCGGAATTATTAGTCAAAATTGCCTAATCTCGGGTAGTGCATAGAGGTCCATTCACAAAGTAAACAAAACATGAAGAGGAGGAAATGTCCAAAATAGTATATCCATTTCAAGTCCAAAACATGGTCCTTGATCTTCCAAAGCGAGCCAACACATCTGCTACCTTGTTTGCCTGCATGTATATATGCGATAAGGGAGGCAAATGACTTCTATTGAagactaagggtgtgtttggtatatcGGAAGATGTTTTCCGTGGAAAATGTTATCCAAGAAAATGTTTTCTTGAAAAACAAGtagtaattttattcatttttttgtgtttggcacgcaaattaaggaaaataacttctcaagagtattcataaatactttagatataataaacatgaagtcataaactttcaaaccaacaaccttccgaatccacaaatttcataaactttcgaacaaCTAAACTTTTAAAATCACagaatttcgaacccgtaaactttataatttttaaacccgtaaacttccaaacacataaacctccaaAATCATAATTTTGAAACTTctaaaattttgaacctttaaatcaataaataaaaaattaacactgaaaaatatatttataaaatatttttgggggaggagggggggggggggggatggcagtaaaacgaaaaaaaaacttaaatttaAACTACAAAAAAATgttaaattttgtttttttgtgtGCGGGTGGGGGAGGGGGCAGGTGGGTGGTgcaaaaaaaacgaaaaaatagaaatttaaaattgaCAAAAAAATATTGAGGGTGGGATGGAGGGGTAGTAAGGAGGGTGGTAACAGAAAAagtaaaatttgaaaagaaaaaaaaagcctTTTTTGGAGAGGGGGTGACAtgggttggtgagggtggggaaggttgagaaggagttttggaaagtgttttcccttctcttaataaggaaaacattttcctcaaattggaggaaaatgagttcttaagaaaaatatttttcaaaacataagccaaccaaacatgggaaaattaaaaaatattttccagaaaatattttccttcgtaccaaacacatcCTAAGAGAAGACATTCTCTCCCTTGCGATGACAAATGGTTtctatgaaaaatattttgtggTAACGAAACATCAAAAATAACTTtctcataaaaaatattttcatggaaaatgacttTCGCCATACAACATACGCTTATTCTCATTTTCTTCATAATGCAATAATTCATGAAAGACAAATTAGATGATTATTTTGTACGATAAGAAGCATAATTTATTTAACTATGAAGTGATCCTTGATTGACTTAATTCTATTGGATCTTGAAGGAAAGTATTAAGACAACAACATTGAAAGTTCACATGCATTGCAACAAGTGTGAACTTGACCTAAAGAAGAGGCTACTCAAACACAAAGGTAAAAATCTATGCATAGTCCACCAAGATCTTTAGTTTTATAAGagatagtattttatttcaataatttcaatttctatgtatgtttttttttattgtgcaggtattcATAATGTGAAAATAGACTTTAAAGCTCAAACTATAACAGTTGAGACAGTCCTTGAGTCAGAAAAAGTTGTGACATATGTGCGAAAAAATTTCCGCAAACACGTAGaaattataaagaagaaagaggaggaaaaaaaggaaaaagttacAGTTGAAGTGAAAACCACAGAAAAAATTGTTGAACTTAATGAAGTGAAGAAAGTAGAAGCAAAAAATAAAGAGGGTGAAGTTTCATATTTTGTTCACTATGTATATGCCCCTCAGTGGTTCAGTGATGAAAATCCTAATGCTTGTTCTGTCATGTAGATGCATATGTCATGCAGGGATGCAGGGGACGGACATAGAGCACATATTTCTAGTGTATTTGTTATGGTAAACCAATTTAACTGTGGTAGAGGTTCGGACTCATACTTATAAAATTCAAATTATGTATCCGACATGAACTTCTTGCATATACTTAGCATTTAACGTGATATGTACAATGATGTGCGAACTAATTCTCTTTCATTGCACATGTCGTGTGTATAAGTAATTTCTTGATTCATTTCACATGTCAGGTTTTTGGTGTATGTTGTGATAAATCATATTCAAAGCAGATAAAATTTATCGAAACGTATAAAAATAAAGTAGATATGTAATGTTTAATTAGTTAGATATAGTcatgataaatattttttttttgttaatttgaattggtaattaaagaaattatgaaaaatagataaaataagaAATGGTATTGAATTGGACAAGTTGAGTTAGGACTCATTGTCCAGCTCAAATTATCCCGTTCATCTTGACTCAACAGAATTTTGAACGGATTATAATCAGTGGCGGACTCAGaattttgtgcaagcgggttcaatcGGAGAAGTCCATAACTAGTATAACCGGTATAAGGAACGAGAATCATGTTTTTTTGTCTTTATTGCTCACAACGTGATCTCGTAATAAAGTCCTCTTAAAGGCAGTGCTCTATACCTGTCACAATCCAGAATTCTCACCTTAgggattgtgatggcgcctaatatttcacttgctaggcaagccaacattagaataatttatccatttttcaacagtttaaattaaataatgaGAAAGAACTGAAATAACTGTAATAAAGTGCGGAGGCTATAACAATTAAAATATCTGATACAACCCTGGactcggtatcacaagtgcacgagctactagaatagtacATCAAGGGTCTAAAATAAACATAAAGTTGTGTGAAGGAAAATAAACAGCTAAAAAGGAAAGGGGACTCTAGGAGCTGCGAACGctgagcagttgtacctcaagtctccacaaaGCTGGCCAATCCGAGCATGCTAATAACTGTcgctaggaccgactccaaaatttgcacgagaagtgcagagtgtagtatgagtaactgacctcatgtactctgtaagtgtcgagcataacctcgacgaagtagtgacgaggctaaggcagacCACTTACACTACaacctgtacgcaatatataaTAAAGACATGAGAAGAAAATACATAACGAAATAAGACAGTTAACTGAAGAAAATAGCTAAATCCTCAAAGAATGCCGATCAGAATTATCAAATCCTTAGAGTTCCGTATGAAAAATACCTAGAACCAATACAACACAAGGAAATAGAAACACGTAGGTTATcgcggcgcgcaactcgatcccaccttACAACATAATCCTCCCTTAATTCCCTCgtaataatatcaacaatcataaataaataaatacatgttGCGGCGCAAACCCAAACCCACCATATAACAAAAtcagtatcataattcacccttatctcaccgtatcaatctacccttatttcacctgttgcggcgtgcaacccgatcctaccatatcagTATAGATTCATCCTTATTCCaacatatcaatccacccttatttcacctgttgcggcgtgcaatccgatcccaccatatcagtacaaATATTCACTGAGTACAATTAAATCCATAATTCAAATCACAAGAACCTTTATGATTGGTGAATATAAAGTTAAATCAGAAAGGAAATCTTGTACCCACTTGAGAATTCACATATGTAATACTACACGGCAAGACAAGTTCAATAAATGACAATTAGCCAGGTGCAAGAAACttaattaaggcaagtagtagCGGGTCATGAAAGCATGAAAATATCTAACATCTTTAACAGGAGAAACAATGATTAACAAGTACTAACAAATAAAGCATGGAAGGCATTTAGAGTACATAACAGTTAAGGCAAGGAAATAGATAATTAAGGAAAAGCGAAAAATCCGAAAAAAAGCAATTCGAcggcgtataagcactcgtcaccttgcatatacgcctcacgcatgaaattcacatagcacatagtcagatgattcctaattccctcaaatcgaGGTTAAactcaacacttacctcactccgcagttAACTCAGAGCTCTACCGAGGCCTTTCCCCTAGAATCTCCCTTTAAGTcactcgta includes the following:
- the LOC107800854 gene encoding heavy metal-associated isoprenylated plant protein 4-like encodes the protein MSKEEKKIEVITAVYKVRLHCPKCAHDIRKPLLRTQGVHTVGVKLEKDEVTVKGAIDAKKIHQRLEKWSKKKVEIVSQAKVKDVEKAKEVKKESIKTTTLKVHMHCNKCELDLKKRLLKHKGIHNVKIDFKAQTITVETVLESEKVVTYVRKNFRKHVEIIKKKEEEKKEKVTVEVKTTEKIVELNEVKKVEAKNKEGEVSYFVHYVYAPQWFSDENPNACSVM